One part of the Mycobacterium marinum genome encodes these proteins:
- a CDS encoding SpoIIE family protein phosphatase, with amino-acid sequence MSANAAAPGTPNRQPLPEDLQAPVALGGEMGRRFAEFDWAHHRLGPPRDWAPEVRAAVAMTLTSRFPIVLWLSPTDLFLMYNDAYAQILGDKHPAALGSAGKVVWPEIWTAIGPMLAGVVATGKATWSTDLMLLLMTAGVPQERYFTFTYSPIISGGAVPAIFCAVIETTQRVLSDRRLHLLNAVASAVLETHTIDDAIGASVTACAAQPADLPFIAVYVAADGADAGAGQHRITLRGATPSVLPVLPQLLAELTDWDMASRSRESAHVVGELARVIPGICEVFTDDCPTQALVLPLSEGSTPGAVVIGISPRRPLDALYRGFCQLLVDQLSAALASVVSYERQRQRADALAELDRAKTAFLTNVSHEFRTPLTLLLGPVEDALADAGGDTVLADRLDTARRNARRLQRMVDSLLAFSRIEAGRATARLVCTDVGTLTSHIASSFTELCARAGLDLALDCAPALADVDPGMWETIVLNLLSNAVKYTMKGSIVVEVRSEAAHCRLVVRDTGTGIAPADLQRLFERFYRAENAGGRSAEGSGIGLSLVRGLVELQRGTVHIDSEPGRGTAVTIRLPRSPTGAAADQSPAALLDETNPYVEEASQWLVSSPAQVQAAPEQPRQLVLIADDNADMRAHLHRVLSPHWETVLVADGESALNATRSLHPDLVVTDVMMPGLDGFEFIAAIRADPVLAATPVLMLSARAGAEAVSDGFAGGADDYLLKPFRSQELVERVTSRLAAVARERTRQGLAARLMQLDAALQATDSVAGILAAVLHYRLASGDAAAAAIGVVDGDYVRFEYAGAIPAELRDRYHVARLDSPLVGTDVIHRGEPMLITDTLDLPPRYQHAVQDTAEIVRACVAQPLRNADGRVIGVLTLLWPTPRQFDASELEMFTRTAEITQIALDRVRVMTREHRIAVDFQEHLLDLDRGSTSAVVSAVYQPAGEAMRVGGDWYSVTPLQHPGRIAISVGDVVGHGLAAAIVMSRLRAAVAASALNTAEPADVLGALDKYAATVPGASCATVAYALIDTTPAGAGAMSYICAGHPYPLVVSPDASPVFLKSGRRPPVATRGTDSADVTARADLPAGSLIIFYTDGLMERAGETLDDGFARLADAAADCSAMPVAAVCAELLHRMCPAEGYRDDVVVLALRPSHAGPRSFATVLTAVPAEIPVARRRMAQWLTAIGVDPVRKGAILLATGEAVTNAIEHGSGCDAGKTVSVEAFLDQDAIAVTVSDQGRWTGDSSASLRSQRRGRGLTLMSGLANQVETVRTPQGTRVVLQFDAATVDWP; translated from the coding sequence ATGAGCGCCAACGCTGCGGCCCCGGGGACGCCCAACAGGCAACCGTTGCCCGAGGACCTGCAGGCCCCGGTCGCCCTGGGCGGCGAGATGGGGCGCCGCTTCGCCGAGTTCGACTGGGCACACCATCGGTTGGGCCCGCCCAGGGACTGGGCACCCGAAGTGCGTGCGGCGGTGGCGATGACCCTGACTTCGCGGTTTCCCATCGTGTTGTGGCTGAGCCCGACCGACCTGTTCCTGATGTACAACGACGCCTATGCCCAGATCTTGGGCGACAAGCACCCGGCGGCGCTGGGCAGTGCCGGAAAGGTGGTGTGGCCCGAGATTTGGACGGCGATCGGGCCGATGCTCGCCGGCGTCGTTGCGACCGGCAAGGCCACCTGGTCGACCGATCTGATGCTGCTGTTGATGACGGCAGGCGTTCCGCAAGAGCGCTACTTCACCTTCACCTACAGCCCGATCATCAGTGGCGGGGCCGTCCCGGCCATCTTCTGTGCGGTCATCGAAACGACGCAACGGGTGTTGAGCGATCGGCGTCTGCATCTGCTCAATGCGGTGGCGTCGGCCGTGCTGGAGACCCACACCATCGATGACGCGATCGGTGCGTCCGTCACCGCGTGTGCCGCGCAGCCCGCGGACCTTCCGTTCATCGCGGTGTATGTGGCCGCCGACGGTGCCGATGCCGGCGCCGGCCAGCATCGGATCACGCTTCGGGGAGCCACGCCGTCGGTGTTGCCCGTCTTGCCCCAGCTGCTGGCCGAGCTGACGGACTGGGACATGGCTTCGCGGTCACGGGAGTCGGCGCATGTGGTCGGTGAGCTTGCCCGGGTGATTCCCGGCATCTGCGAGGTTTTCACCGACGACTGCCCGACCCAGGCGCTGGTGTTGCCGTTGAGTGAGGGCTCGACCCCCGGGGCGGTGGTGATCGGCATCAGCCCGCGGCGCCCATTGGATGCGCTGTATCGCGGTTTCTGCCAGCTGCTCGTCGATCAGCTGTCGGCGGCGCTGGCATCGGTGGTCTCCTACGAACGGCAACGGCAGCGAGCCGATGCGCTAGCGGAGCTCGATCGCGCCAAGACCGCGTTTTTGACCAACGTCAGCCACGAGTTCCGCACTCCGCTAACCCTGTTGCTCGGTCCGGTCGAGGATGCGCTCGCCGACGCCGGCGGCGACACCGTCTTGGCCGATCGGCTCGATACCGCACGGCGCAATGCGCGGCGTCTGCAACGGATGGTCGACTCGCTGCTGGCGTTCTCGCGGATCGAAGCCGGTCGCGCAACCGCGCGGCTGGTGTGCACCGACGTGGGCACGCTGACGTCGCATATCGCGTCGTCGTTCACCGAACTCTGCGCCCGCGCCGGGCTCGACCTTGCGCTGGACTGCGCTCCAGCGCTGGCCGATGTCGATCCCGGCATGTGGGAAACCATCGTGCTCAATCTGCTGTCCAACGCGGTCAAATACACAATGAAAGGATCGATCGTCGTCGAGGTGCGCAGCGAGGCCGCGCACTGCCGACTCGTGGTGCGTGACACCGGAACCGGGATTGCGCCAGCCGACCTGCAGCGTCTGTTCGAGCGGTTCTATCGCGCCGAGAATGCCGGCGGCCGCAGTGCCGAGGGCAGCGGGATCGGGCTGTCCCTGGTACGCGGTCTGGTTGAGCTGCAACGCGGAACCGTGCACATCGACAGCGAACCGGGGCGCGGCACCGCGGTCACCATCCGGCTGCCGCGGTCGCCGACCGGCGCGGCCGCCGATCAGTCGCCGGCCGCCTTGCTCGATGAGACCAACCCGTACGTGGAGGAGGCCAGCCAGTGGTTGGTCTCATCGCCCGCGCAGGTACAGGCGGCACCGGAACAGCCCCGCCAGCTGGTGCTGATCGCCGACGACAACGCGGACATGCGGGCCCATCTGCATCGAGTGCTATCGCCGCATTGGGAGACCGTTCTGGTCGCCGATGGTGAGTCCGCGCTCAACGCAACCCGCAGCCTGCACCCCGACCTGGTGGTGACCGATGTGATGATGCCCGGTCTGGACGGTTTCGAGTTCATCGCCGCCATCCGCGCGGATCCGGTGCTGGCGGCCACGCCAGTCCTGATGCTGTCGGCCAGGGCCGGAGCGGAGGCCGTCAGCGACGGCTTCGCCGGTGGCGCCGACGATTATCTGTTGAAGCCCTTCCGTTCCCAGGAGCTGGTGGAGCGGGTGACCTCGCGGCTGGCCGCCGTTGCCCGCGAGCGCACCCGTCAGGGACTCGCCGCCAGGCTCATGCAGCTCGACGCCGCCCTACAGGCCACCGACTCGGTGGCCGGAATCCTCGCGGCCGTCCTGCACTACCGCCTGGCGTCGGGTGACGCGGCCGCGGCGGCAATCGGAGTTGTCGACGGGGACTATGTCCGGTTCGAATATGCCGGCGCAATCCCCGCGGAATTGCGCGATCGCTACCACGTGGCCAGGCTGGACAGCCCGCTGGTGGGAACCGACGTCATTCACCGCGGCGAGCCGATGCTGATCACCGACACGCTGGACCTGCCCCCGCGCTATCAGCACGCGGTGCAGGACACCGCCGAAATTGTTCGGGCCTGTGTCGCCCAACCGTTGCGCAACGCCGACGGACGTGTCATCGGGGTGCTGACCCTGCTGTGGCCCACGCCACGCCAATTCGACGCGTCCGAACTCGAGATGTTCACCCGGACCGCCGAGATTACCCAGATCGCACTGGATCGGGTGCGCGTCATGACCCGCGAACATCGCATTGCCGTCGACTTCCAGGAGCACCTCCTGGACCTGGACCGGGGATCGACCAGCGCGGTGGTATCGGCGGTGTACCAACCGGCCGGCGAAGCGATGCGCGTGGGCGGTGACTGGTATTCGGTGACGCCGCTGCAGCATCCGGGCAGGATCGCGATATCCGTTGGTGACGTCGTCGGTCACGGCCTGGCGGCGGCCATCGTGATGAGCAGACTTCGTGCCGCCGTGGCCGCCTCCGCGCTGAACACCGCCGAACCCGCCGATGTTCTGGGAGCGCTGGACAAATATGCGGCAACCGTTCCCGGCGCCAGCTGCGCCACGGTCGCCTACGCCCTGATCGACACCACACCGGCGGGTGCCGGCGCCATGAGCTACATCTGCGCGGGACATCCGTATCCGTTGGTGGTCTCCCCAGATGCCAGCCCGGTCTTCCTCAAGTCGGGACGGCGTCCGCCGGTGGCCACCCGTGGGACCGACTCGGCCGACGTCACCGCGCGTGCGGACCTGCCCGCGGGAAGTTTGATCATCTTCTATACCGACGGGTTGATGGAGCGGGCGGGGGAGACTCTCGACGACGGCTTTGCCCGGCTGGCGGATGCGGCGGCGGACTGCTCCGCCATGCCGGTGGCGGCGGTGTGCGCCGAACTCCTGCACCGGATGTGCCCGGCCGAGGGCTACCGCGATGATGTCGTGGTGCTGGCGCTGCGTCCCAGCCATGCCGGTCCGCGCAGCTTCGCCACCGTGTTGACCGCCGTCCCGGCCGAGATCCCGGTGGCGCGCCGGCGGATGGCGCAGTGGCTGACCGCGATCGGGGTCGACCCCGTGCGCAAGGGTGCCATCCTGCTCGCGACGGGCGAGGCGGTCACCAATGCGATCGAGCACGGCAGCGGCTGTGACGCCGGCAAGACGGTGTCCGTCGAGGCATTCCTGGATCAGGATGCGATTGCGGTCACCGTCAGTGACCAGGGCCGGTGGACCGGAGACTCGTCGGCCAGCCTGCGCAGCCAGCGGCGCGGGCGCGGTCTCACGCTGATGAGCGGGCTCGCGAACCAGGTCGAAACCGTCCGTACCCCGCAGGGCACACGAGTCGTGTTGCAGTTCGACGCCGCCACCGTGGACTGGCCGTGA